The DNA window AACAGCTTCTTTACTTGGTGCATTGAAAGCGATGTGAGTTCCGTTACCAGAAGAAGCTCCATCTTCACATGGACAACCCACCCAAAACTCAAAATTCTCACCGTAGGCAGCTGCGACATTTTCGATGTAATGCGAACGCCTTACGGATAATGCAGATAGAACTGAATCGTAAAAAGCGACAGCAGATGCCACATTTGAAACACCAACTGAGACATGATTTAGAATCATTTTAAGCTCCCTTTTACTCACAGATTTTGAAAGCATATAACGCCCTGCTAAGGGGTGAGCAATGCACTGCAAAAGCTACCGCACACCGCCTTAATCACAAAACTCACCGCATGCTGAAAATGCCACGCATTGCGAATCCCGCTTAAGCAGTTTGTTAGCTTAAATTTCACCACCTGAGATTTACCAAACTTGAGATTAAACCGATTTAGAAAACCTACAAACCACTTGAGTTTTGAAACCCGAATTGGCTCAAACTTTGTGACCTTTCATGCGATTTGAAAAACCGAAAATTTTGAGAAGTCACTTTCGGAAAACTCAAAGCGAAAGCAAAACCTCCAAAGCGACTTTGCGCCAAACTTACTAACCTCGCGCAATCCCAAAATTCAATTGAGGCAACAGCTCAAAACCGCATTGGCAAACAATGCCGATTTGCCGATAAACCGAAACAAATTGCCAATGGAAGAAAGAAAATACCACAACCAATTGATTTTCATTGTTTTAAGCTAACGCCCGCTTAAGGGGCAGACAACGCTACTACTAACTTTCCGCATAACACCGTAAACATAAAAACCAACGCATAGTAAAAATGCCGCGCGTTGGCTGTCCCTCTTGAAGCGTTTGTTATGTGCGTTGTCACAGTTTTAATAGCATCGGCACGTAGCGAATGCCATTTTTAACTTGCTCAGTATCTACAGATTGAAAACCTAGCCGTTCATAGAAGCCTACGGCGTTAACTGAGGCTTTTAATTCAATGCTTGAAGCCCCACTACGTTTTAGCATTTCGGCTATCAAACCTCTACCAACACCTTGGTTTTGGTACTTTGAGCTTACATATAACTGTGCAATATAGTTGCCTTGTCGCCAAGCTACATAACCGACTATTGCACCGTTTTTAACAGCTTTGATTGACGTGTAGATCTCAGTATTTGTAGCCTGCTCGATATCGCCTTTACGAGCATTTCGCATAGCTTTCTGACCATCGGAAACTCAGACAGGGAATAACAAACTCTTCGTTAACAGCTTCGCCCAAAGCTAAAATTAATTGCTGATCTTCCTGAGTTACAAGCTCATAGGAAATATTCATTTATTCTCCAAGCACATAACGCCCGCCTAAGGGGCTGGCAACGCATTAACACTAAACTCAAACACAACAACTGTAACCACCGCGACTCAATGGGACTGGAAACGCCGCGCGTTGACAGTCCCTCTTGAGGCGTTTGTTAGCCGATTTTCAAATCCAGTTTGAAATTACGGATGATTTTCTCATCCAAACAGCTTCGCAAAAACTTATTCATCGCTGTCATATCATTGGAGCTGTAAAAATCGAGCATCAGCGTATTAAACTCTTGTTGGCGCTTTGCTTGAACATTGATGATCGGAAAACCATTAGCTAAAAGGATCCCATTCATCATAAAACGGCCAGTACGCTTATTGACGTCCCAAAAAAATTGGGCTCGAGCCATTTGTAAAAATGCAGTGATCGCCTGATCGTAAATATCAGCCTCATTGCCTACTTGTTGCTCAACCTCAATCCACTTTGCATCCAACTCATCCGGAGCTGGAGGTTCATACTCAGAGCCCGTTATAGAGACATAACCCGAACGGAATTTTCCCCACTCCAATGCCTCTTCTTGCCCGGCGATATTGTGAATTTTTAAGGCTATTTCTTTAGTAAATTTAAACTCTCTACGATCGACTAAAGCAAAGATAAATTCCCATGCTTTAGCTTGGTTCATAGCCATGTTTTGATCACTGATTCGATGACCACCTACAGTGATCCCATCAAGGATGGTTTGTACCTCAGGCAAAGTCATTGCAACACCTTCAAGGTTTACCGCATCATAAACAAGAGCAGGCACATCTCTTTTAGCAAGCTGCTTAGCCAAAGCTATATTTGGCTTCATATGCCAAGTGTTATCTGAAAATGCTGTCATAGCGATATTCTTCAATTCAAGTAAAACTAGGCCAAGTATACACTTGTGAGCAGACAAGGTGGTAGAAGTCGGCTAACGCCGCGTTAAGGGGTGCAGGCTCGCACTACAAAAGCTACCGCACAGCGACTTAATCACTGAACCCAACGCAAACCGAAAATGCCACGCGTGCCAAGTCCCTCTTAAACGCTTTGTTATGCCGTTACTTTTTGTTTTAACTGAACTTCTACCGCTTTTGAACCGTCGGAAAGTATGAAGAAGTCTGAATCAAAACGTTGAACCACCTTAAAGCCAAGTGCCTTAAAAACAGCGACATTACCTGTTTGCTCAACACACCAAACCGAGACTGAGTTAATAGGCGTAAACTGTGTAACAACGAAATCGACGAGCTTTCTAGCTACACCTTTTTGGCGAAAACTTGGGGCAACTGCTAACGAGCTAAGCTGTAATTCTGAGACAACCTGTTTAGCTTCAACTACTCCAACCAAAACCTGATCAACATGGAAACCAAAACAACTCCACTCTCTTTTAGCTCTGTTTTTATTGCTAACTGCGAGCTCAGTTGGTCTGTAAACTTGACGAAGTTCGTCGAAGCAACGCCCTGACAGTTCAACCACTGATTTTTCATTTGGATCAAGCTGCTTGATCATCAAATTCACCTTAGGCATAACGCCCGGTTAAGGGGCAGCCAACGCCACTGACAACTTAACGCATAACACCGTAACCACAAAAACCAACGCATGATAAAAATGCCACGCGTTGGCTGTCCCTCTTGAACCGTTTGTTATGTTTAAGCTTCAATGACTTACGTTTTACCAAAAACAAGATTAACTCGGTTTTGACTGACAAACAAAAGCCAAGACCTGAAAAACTGAAACGACTCATAGATTTGAAAAACAGACTTTGAATTTCGGCAATTCAAGCCCCAAAACCTGTGATCAAAATATTGATTGAGTCAGCCGAACCAACCTCGCGCTTACTCGAAAATCGACTGAGGCAATTCTCTGAATTTCCAGCGCCAAAGAATAGATGTCCAGAAAGCAGCGCCAGACGAAGCCAACTTGCCGACAAACACAAAACCAACAAGCCGAGGGAGCAAAGAAAAACCATAAAACACTGATTTTTGGTGATTAAACATAACGCCCTGCTAAGGGGTGAGCAATGCACTACTAAAGCTACCGCATACCAACTTAATCACAAAACCCACCGCATGCTGAAAATGCCACGCATTGCGAATCCCGCTTAAGCAGTTTGTTAGCTTAAATTTCAGCACCTTAGATTGACCAAACCCAAGACTAACCCAATTTGGAAAAGCAACAAACCACCTGAGTTTTAAAGCCCGAAATGCCTCAAACTTTGTGACCTTTCATGCGATTTGAAAAACCGAAAATTTTGACAAATCATTTTCGCAAAACTCAAAGCGAAAGCGACACTTCCAAAGCGACTTTGCGGCAAAATGGCTCACCTCGCGCAATCCCAAAACTCAATTGAGGCAACGGCTCAAAACTCGCGTTATCAAACAATGCTGATTTGCCGAGAAACCAGAAACGAATGGCCAAAGGAAGAAGGAAAAAACCGCAACCAATTGATTTTACGTGTTTTAAGCTAACGCCCGCCTAAGGGGCTGACAACGCATTACCACTAAACCCAAACACAACAACTGCAACCACCGCGGCTCAATGGGACTCGAAACGCCGCGCGTTGACAGTCCCTCTTGAGGCGTTTGTTAACTGGCCAGTGCTTATGATTTTCACTGCACTTTTAACCACCACAAAGAAGATTACTCTACTCTTCGTTTGGTGTTTTCACATCTCGGGCTGGTTTTCTGAGCATGAAAAATCCGCAAGCTTCACGCGTTGCAGTCGTAGGTTGTTCCCAAGCACCACAAAGATCCTTGAGATTATTTTTAGCTCTTTCGAAATGACGGCATTGCCCACAACGAAACATTTGCAAACTCCTTTTGCTCAGATGCTTTTGGCATTTCCATTTTGCCAGTTAACGCCCTGCTAAGGGGTGAGCAATGCATTACAAAAACTACCGCACACCGCCTGAATCACAAAACTCACCGCATGCTAAAAATGCCACGCATTGCGAATCCCTCTTAAGCAGTTTGTTAGCTTAAATTTCAGCACCTTAGATTTACTAAGCCCGAGATTAACCTGATTTGGGAAGCCGGCAAACTGCCTAAATTTTAAAACCCGAATTGACTCAAACTTTGTGACTGTCCATTGACTTTGAAACCTGTAAATTTTGAGAATTCATTTTCTGAGAACTCAAAGCGAAAGCAAAATTTCCAAAGCGACCTTGCACCAAACTTACCAACCTCGCGCAGCCCCAAAACTCAATTGAGGCAACAGCTCAAAACTCGCGTTGGCAAACAATGCCGATTTGCCGAGAAACCTGAACGAACTGCCGAGGGAAGAAAAAACAGGCTGCAACCAATTGATTTTTATTGTTTTAAGCTAACGCCGCGTTAAGGGGTGAGTGCCGCCTAAACCTAGCTTCCGCAGACCACTTTCACCACCAAAACTCACTGCAAACCAAAAATGCCACGCGGCATGAATCCCACTTTAACGCTTTGTTATGCGCGTGCTTCAGACCAAACAGCAAATTCATTACCACTTGGCTCCACAAAATGAAAACGGCAACCTCCAGGAAATTCAAAAATTGGACGGATGATTTCACCGCCATTTTTCACAACTTTATCCAATGTTGCTTCAATGTCTGAACTATAGAAAACTAAAAGTGCGCCACCACTTTCCGTCCGACTAGAACGCTCAGACTTGAAAAAACCACCATCTAAACCTTCATTTGAAAAAGCTGCGTATTCAGACCCATAGTCAACAAATTCCCAGCCAAAAACCTTTGAAAAAAACGCTTTCGTTGACTCTAAGTCTTTCGCTGCAAACTCTACATAATTGAGCTTTTCATGCTGGTTCATTGTTAACTCCTGTCATTTTTCCAATTAGCGCATAACGCCCTGCTAAGGGGTGAGCAATGCACTACCAAAGCGACCGCACACCGCCTTAATCACGAAACTCACCGCATGCTGAAAATGCCACGCATTGCGAATCCCTCTTAAGCAGTTTGTTAGCTTAAATTTCAGCACCTTAAGATTTACCAAAATCAAGGTTAAACCGATTTGGAAAACCAGCAAACCACTTGAGTGTTAAAACCCGAAATAACTCAAAATTTGTGGCCTTTCATGCGATTTGAAAACCTGAAAATTTTATAGATCATTTTCGGCAAATTCAAAGCAAACGCAAACTTCCAAAGCGACTTTGCGCCAAACTTGCTGACCTCGCGCAATCCCAAAACTCAATTGAGGCAACTGCTCAAAACTCCCATTGCCAAACAATGCTGATTTGCCGAGGAACCTGAACGAATGGCCAAAGGAAGAAAAAAAAGACCACAACCAATTGATTTTTAATGTTTTAAGCTAACGCCCTGCTAAGGGGTGAGCAATGCACTACAAAAGCTACCGCACACCAACTTAATCACAAAACTCACCGCATGCTGAAAATGCCACGCATTGCGAATCCCTCTTAAGCAGTTTGTTAGCTTAAATTTCAACGCCTTAGATTTTCCAAACCTGAGATTAACCCGATTTAGGAAACCAGCAAACCACCTGCGTTTTAAAACCCGAAATGATTCAAACTTTGTGGCCGTTCATGCGATTTGAAAACCCGAAAATTTTGATAAATCACTTTCGAAAAACTCATAGCGAAAGCAAAACTTTCAAAGCGACTTTGCGCCAAACTTACTCACCTCGAGCAATCCAAAAATCCAATTGAGGCAACGGCTCAAAACTTACGTTGGAAAACAATGCTGATTTGCCGAGAAACCAGAACGAATGGCTAAAGGAAGAAAGAACAGACCACAACCAATTGATTTTATTTGTTTTAAGCTAACGCCCTGTTAAGTAGTGAGGCATGCACTACGAAAGCTTCCGCAACACTACGTCATCACTAAAACCTACGCAAACCAAAAATGCCACGCATGCCGAATCTGCTTGAACAGTTTGTTATGCCCGTGCCTTTTGTTTGCTACGATTTTGAATCCTGCTTGCCTTGGAAAAAGCTCAGATTTTTGGGGATATAAAACTGACAAGCCTGCCTATCTGCTGTAGTTGGCTGTTCCCAAGCTCCGCATAAATCCTTGTCATTCTCTTTTGTTCGAGTGAATTGCTTACATTTCCCGCAACGTTCCATTGAAGCCAGTTCCAAGTTATTTCAATTTAAACTCGACAATAACGTTGTTAGAAACCTTACAATTTGATTAAGCCCAAATTTAACGAAAATTGTTAATTATTGAGTAAATTACGACAAGGGCATAACGCCCTGCTAAGGGGTGAGCAATGCACTACTAAAGCGACCGCACGCCGCCTTAATCATAAAACCCACCGCATGCTGAAAATGCCACGCATTGCGAATCCCGCTTAAGCAGTTTGTTAGCTTAAATTTCAGCACCTTAGATTAACAAAAGCTGAGATTAACCCGATTTGGGAAACCAACAAACCGCTTGAGTTTTAAAACCCGAATTGATTCAAACTTTGTGGCCTTTCATGCGATTTGAATACCCGAAAATTTTGATAAATCACTTTCGGAAAACTCAAAGCGAAAGCAAAACTTCCAAAGCGACTTTGCGCCAAACTTACTCACCTCGAGCAATCCAAAAATCCAATTGAGGCAACGGCTCAAACTTACGTTGGAAAACAATGCTGATTTGCCGAGAAACCAGAACGAATGGCCAAAGGAAGAAAGAACAGACCACAACCAATTGATTTTATTTGTTTTAAGCTAACGCCGCGTTAAGGGGTGAATGCCGCATAAACCAAGCTTCCGCAGACCACTTTCACCACCAAAACTCACCGCATACTAAAAATGCCACGCGGCATGAATCCCTCTTAAACGCTTTGTTATGTACGTTTTACGGCAATCACTGAAAAAATATGCCAATGCTTAGGATATCCAATCCTTGTTGCACCAGGCTCATCACGCTCATTGAAACTGACTATTTCAAACTCTTTAAACAAGAGCTCAACTTGTTTTTTACTCAACGGCGCCGTAGGTAAACGATAATTCGTTGCCCAACTATCTCTAGGCCCCATAAAATCGCCGACGAAGACACCACCAACCGCAATAGAAGAGGCAATTTTACTCCATGTATTTTTAAACTCTAGCGGGTCAGCAAAGAACAAACTTGAGTTTGCTATCACTATACCAGCAGAAGGATTGTAGTGGTCAACTAAAATTGGCCACAGTTTTAGAGTTTTCCCAATACAAGCGTTCCGATTCATTGGGCGTTAACCCACCGTTATACTGATGTGGCCTAAGTTGGCTGTAATATCCAATAATGTATCGAATGATCTCTTGTTGAGCCTCTGCAAAACTACGATAACCCGCTTTGGGAACCCATTCGCTTTTCAGGCTTCTAAAGAAGCGCTCCATCGGCGCATTATCCCAACAATTGCCTCGTCTTGATAAGCTTTGTGTAATCTGACAACGCCATAGTAACTGACGATAATAGCGACTCGTATAATGGCTACCCTGATCACTGTGGAACATGACCCCTTTGGGCCTGCCCCTAGATTCAAAGGCCATCATCAATGCTTTTCCAGTGAGCTTGCTGTCTGGTGATAGTGACATTGCCCAACCAATAGGTTTTCGTGCAAACAGATCCATGACAACAGCCAAATACATCCAACGATGACCAACCCATACATAGGTGACATCACCAACCCAAACCTGATTCGGTTGAGTCACAGCAAATTGCCGCCCTAAAAGATTGGGGATCTCAAGATGCTCTTGTTCGGCCTTTCTGTATTTATGTTTAGGTGACTGGCAGCTTACTAAGCCTAGTAATTTCATTAGCTTACTTGCTCGATAACGGCTAAGCGGTATGCCCTCAATATTGGTTACCATATCAGCAATCGTACGTGCACCTGCTGAGCCGTGGCTAGCTTCATGCATGTCACTCACAATAGAGTGCAATTTCACCTGCTCTGGCGAGAGTTGTTTGCCTCTGTTACGCCAATACTTGTAGCTACTACGATGAACACTGAACACATGGCATAAGGTTTTTACACTAAAGCTCTTCCTGAGTTTCTCGATCATCGAGAATTGTTCAGTGAGTCCGACATCAAGAGAGCAGTAGCCTTTTTTAAAATTTCATTGTGCTCCTCAAGGTTAGCGATTCTCTTCTTGAGTTCACGAATTTCTATTTGTTCTGGCGTAAGCGGAGAGGCTTTCGGCGATATACCTCGTTGCTCTTGCTTAAGCTGTCGTACCCAGCGATCCATTGCTGATTTACTGACATTCATTGTTTTAGCGGCTTCGATAACCGAATAGCCATGCTCTGTTACTAATTGTGCTGCTTCAAGTTTGAACTCTGCACTAAAAGTTCGTCTTGTGCGATTTGTCATAAAGTCACCTATTTGTCTCTGAGATGTATTTTAACATCTCTATTTAGGTGGCCAAATTTACTGTACCACTACAATTGGCCTTTACGATTGATGAAATATTTGAGAGCGATCCACCGCTTCCCTTTGGTAGGGTGGCGTCTCACAGCCCAACGCCAGAGCATCTGGAATAGTCTGCTGTGAACATAGTTGAAAGTTTGTTTGGCTACACAATGGCGATAATAGTTCGCCCAACCTCTCAGCTTAGGGTTGATCATTTTGATGAGGTTATTAACTGGTATGGTTTCATGTTTCTTAATAAGTTCACGCATGTTGCTTAAAAATAGTAGAACATTGGATTTACTCGGCTTGATGAGTAGTTTTCCGTTGTACTTTCTAAGATTAAAGCCAAGAAAGTCAAACCCATTATCAATGTAAGTGTAGTGGTACAGTAAATTTGGCCACCTAAATAGAGATGTTAAAATACATCTCAGAGACAAATAGGTGACTTTATGACAAATCGCACAAGACGAACTTTTAGTGCAGAGTTCAAACTTGAAGCAGCACAATTAGTAACAGAGCATGGCTATTCGGTTATCGAAGCCGCTAAAACAATGAATGTCAGTAAATCAGCAATGGATCGCTGGGTACGACAGCTTAAGCAAGAGCAACGAGGTATATCGCCGAAAGCCTCTCCGCTTACGCCAGAACAAATAGAAATTCGTGAACTCAAGAAGAGAATCGCTAACCTTGAGGAGCACAATGAAATTTTAAAAAAGGCTACTGCTCTCTTGATGTCGGACTCACTGAACAATTCTCGATGATCGAGAAACTCAGGAAGAGCTTTAGTGTAAAAACCTTATGCCATGTGTTCAGTGTTCATCGTAGTAGCTACAAGTATTGGCGTAACAGAGGCAAACAACTCTCGCCAGAGCAGGTGAAATTGCACTCTATTGTGAGTGACATGCATGAAGCTAGCCACGGCTCAGCAGGTGCACGTACGATTGCTGATATGGTAACCAATATTGAGGGCATACCGCTTAGCCGTTATCGAGCAAGTAAGCTAATGAAATTACTAGGCTTAGTAAGCTGCCAGTCACCTAAACATAAATACAGAAAGGCCGAACAAGAGCATCTTGAGATCCCCAATCTTTTAGGGCGGCAATTTGCTGTGACTCAACCGAATCAGGTTTGGGTTGGTGATGTCACCTATGTATGGGTTGGTCATCGTTGGATGTATTTGGCTGTTGTCATGGATCTGTTTGCACGAAAACCTATTGGTTGGGCAATGTCACTATCACCAGACAGCAAGCTCACTGGAAAAGCATTGATGATGGCCTTTGAATCTAGGGGCAGGCCCAAAGGGGTCATGTTCCACAGTGATCAGGGTAGCCATTATACGAGTCGCTATTATCGTCAGTTACTATGGCGTTGTCAGATTACACAAAGCTTATCAAGACGAGGCAATTGTTGGGATAATGCGCCGATGGAGCGCTTCTTTAGAAGCCTGAAAAGCGAATGGGTTCCCAAAGCGGGTTATCGTAGTTTTGCAGAGGCTCAACAAGAGATCATTCGATACATTATTGGATATTACAGCCAACTTAGGCCACATCAGTATAACGGTGGGTTAACGCCCAATGAATCGGAACGCTTGTATTGGGAAAACTCTAAAACTGTGGCCAATTTTAGTTGACCACTACAAAGTGACCTGCGTTTTCTCTTCAGATAGTGTTAAGCCCCTCTCTTTCAAAAATTTAGCAATAAGCGGTTTGATTTCATTCATCAAAACTTCCTTTGAAGCCCCAGTGACAATGAAGTCATCTGCGTATCCAATAAAGTTGACTCTACATCCCTTCTTACGAGCAGTGGATTTGATGATTTGTTCAAGCCCTGCAAGTGTTAGTAACATCAAGGTCGGAGATATAATCCCGCCTTGAGGTGGGCCTTCATCAGTTCTATAAAACAGACCTCTATCCATGAAACCAGAGTTTAGCCATTGCTCTAACATTCGCTCATCTACTGGAACATTCTCTTTGAGCCATTGGTGGCCTATTTTGTCAAAACAGGCTTTGATGTCCCCCTCAAGGACCCATTGATTAGACTTTTTGTGGCTCAAACATATGAAGCATTGGGCGATGGCATCTGCCGTGCTTCTGTTTGGGCGAAAGCCATAGCTGTTTGGGTCAGCGAGAGTTTCAGATATCGGTTCCAATGCTAGAAGGTGAAGAGCTTGTTGCGCTCTGTCAATCATGCAAGGAATACCAAGGGGTCTGAGTTTGCCGTTTTTCTTGGGAATATAGATACGCCTGAGCGGATTAGCTTTGTACGCCTTTCTGCTCAACAGATTAACTGCTTTCATACGGCGTGCATCTGTGTTCCAGATGACACCATCTATTCCAGGCGTTTTACTGCCTTTATTTTGTGACACGCGCTTAACAGCAAGAAGTTTTGCTGAGCGAGAATGAGTTAGTATCCATTGCAAGGCTTTCACTTTGCCGTGTTTACCTTCTCTAGTTGCCTTTGCAATACGCATTTGAAGCTTCAATACACGTGTTTCAACGGCGCTCCAATTAATGGATTGCCATTGGAATGTGTCAGGAGAGGCACTAATTTCATTTGAAATCATCATTTGCATTTCACCTTGAATGAAGTTCTTCAGACTCTTTTGCAATGGGAGACCAATCGGAAGTCAGCTCACTTTCGTGCCAGACATTTGCCTGTATCTGCATCATTACAATGCAGCTTTCGCTTTCTCCAAACTCCTATACCTACACCGCTATCGGCCGCGGAGGCTTTCCCAGTGGGAGCGATATAGGCTTACCATGTTCCGTATGTCCCACAATGTCAGGTTAGACGCCTGCTTTAGTGCGGGGAGCATAATGATCACGAAAGGGTAATCGGGCAATTCCTTTCCTGCTTCCGTGCCTTTTTGGCCACAGCGTATTAACCACTTCCGCTGCTTCCACAGTAACGCACCTTGCACAGATTCACTTGTGTTCGTCATACTGACTACCTAGCACTCACCCGATTTATGTGGTTATCAGGAGGATCGTCCTCTCACGATTTCAATCCCGATTGGCAAATGCCAACCTTCGTTACATTGTCAGAGTCGCTACTTTATTCAGACTCGTAGGTTCATCCGGTGATACAGACGGTTCACTCATTGAGCGGTGAACAGCGCTTCATACGACTTCATGTCGCACACCCAATTTGTGGTTATCAGGAGGAACGTCCTCTCACGATTCCATTCCCACTCAGCCTAACGGCTGAGTTTCGTTACATTGTCGGATCCGCTGCTTTATTCCGGATCCTAGGGTCATCTGGTGATACAGATGGTTCACTCTTATCGTGGTGAAAAACGCTTCATACGACTTCAGGTCGCACGGACAGAATTGAGTTTCGTAAAATAGGATATTAGCAATCAATGAATAACTATAAGTATGGTGAGCAGGTCAATGGAAAGTTGGACTGCCACCGCTCTCCTAGGCAAATTTCGCCTATGCTCTTGCCTACTTTTTGGTGGAGACAAGACCATAAAACGGAGTGTCAGCTTATTTGAATGTGTGATTTATAACGGGGTTACTCATAGATAAAACTTAGGTGGTGCTACTAATACACCATACACTACAAGTGCCCATTCGGCCCTGAGGAATCCCCTAATGATTTTGAAAAAAATCATTAAGTTAAGGTAGATACACATCTTGTCATAAAAAGTCCTGCCTACGGTCTGGGCCTGCGTCAAAGCCGAACGAGCAGCTCAGAGCGTTTTGATATCATGCTGCTAATCGCCCTAATGCTTCAACTAACATTTTGGCTTACGGGCGTTCATGTTCAGAAACAAGGTTGGGACAAGCACTTCCAAGCTAACACAGTCAGAAATCGAAACGTACTCTCAACAGTTCGCTTAGGCATGGAAGTTTTGCGGCATTCTGGCTACACAATAACAAGGGAAGACTTACTCGTAGCTGCAACCCTGCTTGCTCAAAATCTATTCAAACATGGTTACGCTTTGGGGAAATTATGAGGGGATCCCTCAGCACTTGGTAACAGATGTCGTCTACTCCACAAAGGCCGAAGGTGATTTAAGCAACTGCGAAGGATTCCTTCCTAGTTGCCAGCACGGAATAAGGGCAGTTCGAGTTATCTTTTTAATTTAGTAAAATATGAATTAACTTCTATGGAAGCGGAACCGAGTCACTGTTACGAAGTCCGCTTAAAGAGTGGCAACAGCGACCGCTCAACACGCTCTATCCCTTTGTTTAGCTTGACGCTATCCACTATAAAATCAAGGAAAACGGACGCTACATAAGCAAAACTATTCACGCCATCCTAGTACTGAAAGTCGACGGAAAGAAGGAACTGCTTGATCTCTACCTATCTGAATCTCAAGTGGGAACTATTGGCTGTCTGTATGATCTTCATCCTTATGCATCTTTTTGGTCATATGACGTCGCTCGGCGCTGTCAGGCAATGTTAGAATCATGCGTACTCGGTAACGGTTGCGAGTTTGTATGTTTGGCGACTGTTCAGATTGCTCAAACATTACCGAGTTCCTTTTTGTTTCTACGCACCAGTGGATTACATTTAGAGGCAGCTATTTAGCTGGGGCTAATTCATGATAGAATAAGTGCCTTAAGTCAGGAATCAACTTTATGTTTGTGTTATCAAAAGGATCGATATCTTTAAAAAGCTTAGATCGACTCTCATCGTATGTCGTGATCAGTTCACTGCTGATATTTTTTACGCAGCACCTGTACGAAAACCACGTATTTCAGTACATCGATATTTGTGTTTTGATCTATTTTTCGCTGGAATTCTTCTTGAAAGTACACGTGCTGTCGTGGAAAAAATACTTTCAGTCCCCATCCTGCCAGTTTGACTTCTTTTTGCTGGTTGTCAGCCTAGTTGCCATACCCATAGCCAATATCGATAGTGTGATCTATTTACGAGTGTTCAGGTTAATATCGGTTATCCGCGTATTCAAGATCGTTCCGAACGGTTCTAAAGTTCTGAGTGGATTAGCCCGGGCGATCAAAAGCTCCAAAGCGGTGTTGATCCTACTTTTCTGCCTGTTGTGCTTCTTTTCACTGATTGGATTTATCCTGTTTTCCACCAGCGTTCCCGACTATTTT is part of the Vibrio cidicii genome and encodes:
- a CDS encoding GNAT family N-acetyltransferase, which codes for MRNARKGDIEQATNTEIYTSIKAVKNGAIVGYVAWRQGNYIAQLYVSSKYQNQGVGRGLIAEMLKRSGASSIELKASVNAVGFYERLGFQSVDTEQVKNGIRYVPMLLKL
- a CDS encoding VOC family protein, which gives rise to MILNHVSVGVSNVASAVAFYDSVLSALSVRRSHYIENVAAAYGENFEFWVGCPCEDGASSGNGTHIAFNAPSKEAVDLFYATALELGGSCAGKPGLRPEYGETYYAAFVRDADGNKVEAVFM
- a CDS encoding DUF3265 domain-containing protein, whose translation is MFLVKRKSLKLKHNKRFKRDSQRVAFLSCVGFCGYGVMR
- a CDS encoding ion transporter yields the protein MFVLSKGSISLKSLDRLSSYVVISSLLIFFTQHLYENHVFQYIDICVLIYFSLEFFLKVHVLSWKKYFQSPSCQFDFFLLVVSLVAIPIANIDSVIYLRVFRLISVIRVFKIVPNGSKVLSGLARAIKSSKAVLILLFCLLCFFSLIGFILFSTSVPDYFSTPLTSLNTVFEIFTIEKLGGIAGLYR
- a CDS encoding GNAT family N-acetyltransferase, coding for MIKQLDPNEKSVVELSGRCFDELRQVYRPTELAVSNKNRAKREWSCFGFHVDQVLVGVVEAKQVVSELQLSSLAVAPSFRQKGVARKLVDFVVTQFTPINSVSVWCVEQTGNVAVFKALGFKVVQRFDSDFFILSDGSKAVEVQLKQKVTA
- a CDS encoding Fic family protein, giving the protein MTAFSDNTWHMKPNIALAKQLAKRDVPALVYDAVNLEGVAMTLPEVQTILDGITVGGHRISDQNMAMNQAKAWEFIFALVDRREFKFTKEIALKIHNIAGQEEALEWGKFRSGYVSITGSEYEPPAPDELDAKWIEVEQQVGNEADIYDQAITAFLQMARAQFFWDVNKRTGRFMMNGILLANGFPIINVQAKRQQEFNTLMLDFYSSNDMTAMNKFLRSCLDEKIIRNFKLDLKIG
- a CDS encoding VOC family protein, producing MNQHEKLNYVEFAAKDLESTKAFFSKVFGWEFVDYGSEYAAFSNEGLDGGFFKSERSSRTESGGALLVFYSSDIEATLDKVVKNGGEIIRPIFEFPGGCRFHFVEPSGNEFAVWSEARA
- a CDS encoding DUF3265 domain-containing protein; its protein translation is MHAAWHFWFAVSFGGESGLRKLGLGGTHPLTRR
- a CDS encoding IS3 family transposase (programmed frameshift), which produces MTNRTRRTFSAEFKLEAAQLVTEHGYSVIEAAKTMNVSKSAMDRWVRQLKQEQRGISPKASPLTPEQIEIRELKKRIANLEEHNEILKKGYCSLDVGLTEQFSMIEKLRKSFSVKTLCHVFSVHRSSYKYWRNRGKQLSPEQVKLHSIVSDMHEASHGSAGARTIADMVTNIEGIPLSRYRASKLMKLLGLVSCQSPKHKYRKAEQEHLEIPNLLGRQFAVTQPNQVWVGDVTYVWVGHRWMYLAVVMDLFARKPIGWAMSLSPDSKLTGKALMMAFESRGRPKGVMFHSDQGSHYTSRYYRQLLWRCQITQSLSRRGNCWDNAPMERFFRSLKSEWVPKAGYRSFAEAQQEIIRYIIGYYSQLRPHQYNGGLTPNESERLYWENSKTVANFS